One genomic segment of Rivularia sp. PCC 7116 includes these proteins:
- a CDS encoding class I SAM-dependent methyltransferase: protein MSDLESVSKTVANLYNTYPFPPEPLLDEPPPGYNWRWNWLAAYNFCTGRKPQKQNIRILDAGCGTGVGTEYLVHLNPQATVVGIDLSEGALNVAKERCQRSGANRAEFHHLSLFDVEKIPGEFDLINCVGVLHHTSEPIRGIQALAKKLAPGGLMHIFVYAELGRFEVRLMQQAISLLQGNKRGDYRDGVSVGRKIFDSLPENNRIVKREKERWALENQRDENFADMYVHPQEIDYNIETLFELIDASGLDFVGFSNPNYWNLERLLGKAPELIQRAEQLGERERFRLIELLDPDISHYEFFLSRPPLEKASWADENVILAAIPELNPCIDGFPASSIFNYDYQLIRLSETEIEFMQACNGKSTVREILNHVQLDLEKIKELQKQQLIMLSEQ, encoded by the coding sequence GCTGGAATTGGTTGGCTGCTTATAATTTTTGTACGGGAAGAAAACCGCAAAAACAAAATATTCGTATTCTTGATGCTGGTTGTGGTACTGGTGTCGGAACGGAATATTTAGTTCATTTAAATCCGCAAGCAACAGTCGTAGGTATTGATTTGAGCGAAGGAGCGCTAAATGTTGCTAAAGAAAGATGTCAGCGCTCCGGTGCAAATCGGGCTGAATTTCATCATCTGAGCTTATTCGACGTTGAAAAAATACCTGGCGAATTCGATTTGATTAACTGTGTGGGGGTTTTGCATCATACATCAGAACCAATTCGCGGTATTCAAGCTTTAGCAAAAAAATTAGCACCTGGTGGTTTGATGCATATTTTTGTATATGCTGAATTGGGGCGCTTTGAAGTTCGTTTAATGCAGCAGGCTATTTCCTTACTTCAAGGTAATAAACGTGGCGATTATCGCGATGGTGTCAGCGTCGGAAGAAAAATTTTCGATTCTCTGCCAGAAAACAATCGCATAGTCAAACGAGAAAAAGAAAGATGGGCTTTAGAAAATCAACGCGATGAAAATTTCGCCGATATGTACGTTCATCCCCAAGAAATTGATTACAATATCGAAACTTTGTTTGAGTTGATTGATGCTTCCGGCTTAGATTTTGTCGGTTTTTCTAATCCCAACTACTGGAATTTAGAAAGACTTTTAGGAAAAGCACCAGAATTAATTCAAAGAGCAGAACAATTAGGGGAACGCGAACGTTTCAGACTGATAGAATTATTAGATCCAGATATTAGCCACTACGAATTTTTTCTTAGTCGCCCACCTTTAGAAAAAGCCAGTTGGGCTGATGAAAATGTAATATTAGCAGCAATCCCAGAATTAAACCCTTGCATAGATGGATTTCCCGCATCAAGCATATTTAATTACGACTATCAGCTAATCAGATTGTCAGAAACCGAGATTGAATTTATGCAAGCTTGCAACGGAAAATCAACGGTAAGAGAAATTTTGAATCACGTTCAACTGGACTTAGAAAAAATCAAAGAACTTCAGAAACAACAATTAATAATGCTCAGTGAGCAGTGA
- a CDS encoding ATP synthase subunit I: MSLSDNTIESAPSTIENAQTGSENAEPDPMQDFYKLYQELLVITLALTGVIFISVWIFYSLNIALNYLIGACAGLVYLRMLAKDVERLGREKQQLSKTRLALIVLLILLAGKWNQLEILPIFLGFLTYKATLMIYVIRVAFNPD; encoded by the coding sequence GTGAGCTTGTCAGATAATACGATTGAATCCGCACCTTCGACAATAGAAAATGCTCAAACTGGTTCTGAGAATGCAGAACCAGATCCGATGCAAGATTTCTACAAACTCTATCAAGAGTTGTTAGTTATTACTCTTGCTTTAACAGGGGTTATTTTCATCTCTGTTTGGATATTTTATTCCTTAAACATTGCTCTAAATTATTTGATTGGAGCTTGTGCGGGTTTAGTTTATCTGAGGATGTTAGCAAAAGATGTTGAGCGCTTGGGTAGAGAAAAGCAACAACTGAGTAAAACTCGGTTGGCTTTAATAGTGTTGTTGATTTTGCTCGCAGGAAAGTGGAATCAATTGGAAATACTGCCTATATTTTTAGGCTTTTTAACCTATAAAGCAACGCTGATGATCTACGTGATTCGAGTGGCATTCAATCCTGACTAG
- the atpB gene encoding F0F1 ATP synthase subunit A: MVDFLSAFNSVTLAELEVGKHLYWQIGNLKLHGQVFLTSWFVIAVLVLVSVLASSNIKRIPSGIQNLMEYALEFIRDLAKNQIGEKEYRPWVPFVGTLFLFIFVSNWSGALVPFKLIELPEGELTAPTSDINTTIALALLTSLAYFYAGFSKKGLGYFGNYVQPVSFMLPFKIIEDFTKPLSLSFRLFGNILADELVVGVLVLLVPLFVPLPVMALGLFTSAIQALIFATLAAAYIGEALEDHHGAEEGEH, from the coding sequence ATGGTAGATTTTCTGAGTGCTTTCAATTCTGTGACTCTTGCAGAATTGGAAGTAGGAAAACATCTGTACTGGCAAATCGGTAACTTAAAATTACACGGACAGGTGTTTCTAACTTCCTGGTTTGTAATTGCCGTGCTGGTACTGGTTTCCGTGTTAGCAAGCAGTAATATTAAGCGGATTCCGAGTGGTATACAGAATTTAATGGAGTATGCCCTCGAATTCATTCGAGATTTGGCTAAAAACCAGATTGGCGAGAAAGAATATCGCCCCTGGGTGCCATTTGTAGGCACTTTGTTTTTGTTCATTTTTGTGTCAAATTGGTCAGGGGCACTTGTTCCTTTCAAGTTGATAGAGTTACCTGAAGGCGAATTAACTGCTCCAACTAGTGACATCAATACAACTATTGCCTTAGCATTGTTGACATCATTGGCGTATTTTTACGCTGGGTTCAGCAAGAAGGGTTTAGGGTACTTTGGCAACTACGTTCAGCCGGTATCGTTTATGTTGCCCTTCAAGATAATTGAAGATTTTACAAAGCCTCTTTCTCTAAGCTTCCGTTTGTTCGGTAATATTTTGGCTGATGAACTGGTTGTAGGAGTATTAGTCTTACTGGTACCTTTATTTGTGCCACTACCTGTAATGGCTTTGGGTTTATTTACCAGCGCTATTCAGGCACTAATTTTTGCTACCTTGGCGGCTGCTTACATCGGTGAAGCGTTGGAAGACCACCACGGTGCTGAAGAAGGGGAACATTAA
- the atpE gene encoding ATP synthase F0 subunit C — MDPLVSAASVLAAALAVGLAAIGPGIGQGNAAGQAVEGIARQPEAEGKIRGTLLLSLAFMEALTIYGLVVSLVLLFANPFS; from the coding sequence ATGGACCCATTAGTTTCTGCTGCTTCCGTACTAGCTGCTGCTCTAGCTGTTGGTTTAGCTGCTATCGGACCTGGAATCGGTCAAGGTAACGCTGCTGGACAAGCTGTAGAAGGTATTGCTCGTCAGCCAGAAGCAGAAGGCAAAATTCGCGGTACCTTGCTGTTGAGTTTGGCATTCATGGAAGCACTAACCATCTATGGTTTGGTTGTGTCCTTGGTGCTATTGTTTGCTAACCCCTTCTCATAG
- a CDS encoding F0F1 ATP synthase subunit B', with product MIHWTTLLAVEEVAKEGGLFDIDATLPLMAIQFLLLALILNAIFYKPLGKAIDERNEYIRSNQLSAKERLTKTEKLAQQYEEELAGARRQAQKVIADAQAEAEKTASEKVAAAQQEAQGQREQAAQEIEQQKQQAFASLEKEVDGLSRQILEKLLGADLAAQR from the coding sequence ATGATTCATTGGACGACTTTATTAGCAGTAGAAGAAGTCGCGAAAGAAGGTGGTCTGTTTGATATAGATGCAACTCTTCCTTTGATGGCGATCCAGTTTCTACTTTTAGCTTTAATTCTGAACGCGATTTTTTACAAGCCTCTAGGAAAAGCAATTGATGAGCGGAACGAGTATATCCGTAGCAATCAGTTGTCAGCAAAAGAGCGCTTAACGAAAACAGAAAAATTAGCGCAGCAGTACGAAGAAGAATTAGCAGGTGCAAGAAGACAAGCGCAAAAAGTAATTGCTGATGCTCAAGCAGAAGCCGAGAAAACTGCTTCCGAGAAAGTAGCAGCTGCTCAACAAGAAGCGCAAGGACAAAGAGAACAGGCTGCTCAAGAAATAGAGCAACAAAAACAGCAGGCTTTTGCTTCTTTAGAGAAAGAAGTTGATGGTCTCTCTCGCCAAATATTAGAGAAGCTTCTAGGAGCGGATTTAGCAGCACAGCGCTAA
- a CDS encoding F0F1 ATP synthase subunit B produces MGTFLILMAEASAVGSELVEEAGHEGFGFNTNILDTNLINLAIIFVVLFVFGRKALGGSLKERREKIEAAIKAAEKRANDAQTALAEQQNKLAQAQAEAEKIKQAAQENAGKAKESILAQAAVDVERMKQTAAADLNTERDKAINQLRQRVVAQALEKVESQLRGGIADDAQHTLVDRSIAQLGS; encoded by the coding sequence ATGGGGACATTCTTAATATTGATGGCGGAAGCCAGCGCCGTCGGAAGTGAGTTAGTAGAAGAAGCAGGTCACGAAGGTTTTGGTTTTAATACCAATATCTTAGATACTAACTTGATTAACCTGGCAATTATTTTTGTAGTTTTATTCGTTTTTGGACGTAAAGCTTTAGGAGGTTCTTTAAAAGAACGTCGCGAAAAAATTGAAGCTGCAATTAAAGCTGCTGAAAAACGTGCCAACGATGCACAAACTGCTTTAGCCGAACAACAAAATAAATTGGCTCAAGCCCAAGCAGAAGCCGAAAAAATTAAGCAAGCGGCACAAGAAAATGCTGGTAAAGCGAAAGAATCAATACTCGCACAAGCCGCTGTTGATGTGGAAAGAATGAAGCAGACAGCAGCAGCAGATTTGAATACAGAAAGAGATAAAGCTATTAACCAATTGCGACAGCGCGTAGTCGCTCAGGCTTTAGAAAAAGTAGAGTCGCAACTCCGTGGTGGAATTGCCGACGATGCTCAGCATACATTAGTTGATCGTAGCATCGCGCAATTAGGGAGTTAA
- the atpH gene encoding ATP synthase F1 subunit delta, whose protein sequence is MAKNTATAAVSRPYAEALMSIAQSNNVADKFDSDVRSLLNLIKESQPLQNFFANPFISGEDKKGVISKILSDDTNPIFRNFLMLLVDRRRITLVEDIAEEYLAKLRELNQTVLAEVISAVPLTDEQQQTIKEKVKSMTDAREVELNSTIDSDIIGGVIIKVGSQVVDSSLRGQLRRLSLNLKS, encoded by the coding sequence ATGGCAAAGAATACAGCAACCGCAGCAGTATCGCGTCCTTACGCCGAAGCGCTTATGTCTATAGCGCAGTCAAACAACGTTGCAGATAAGTTTGACTCTGATGTACGTTCTTTACTGAACTTAATCAAAGAAAGCCAACCCCTGCAAAACTTTTTTGCTAACCCGTTTATCAGCGGTGAAGATAAAAAGGGTGTTATTAGCAAGATACTCAGCGACGACACTAACCCAATTTTCCGCAATTTCTTAATGCTGTTGGTAGATAGACGGCGAATTACCTTGGTAGAGGATATAGCCGAGGAATATTTGGCAAAGTTGCGAGAACTAAATCAAACAGTATTAGCCGAAGTTATTTCTGCCGTTCCCCTTACAGACGAACAGCAGCAGACAATCAAGGAAAAAGTTAAGTCAATGACTGATGCTCGCGAGGTCGAGTTAAACAGTACTATTGATAGCGATATCATTGGTGGCGTAATTATTAAGGTAGGTTCTCAAGTTGTTGATTCCAGTTTACGGGGTCAGTTACGCCGCTTATCTTTGAACTTGAAAAGCTAA
- the atpA gene encoding F0F1 ATP synthase subunit alpha, whose amino-acid sequence MAISIRPDEISNIIQQQIEQYDQQVKVANVGTVLSVGDGIARIYGLEKAMAGELLEFEDGTAGVALNLEEDNVGAVLMGDGRQIQEGSTVTATGKIAQVPVGDAMIGRVVNALGEAIDGKGDIQTSEGRLIESMAPGIIQRRSVHEPMQTGITAIDAMIPVGRGQRELIIGDRQTGKTAIAIDTIINQKSEDVVCVYVAIGQKASTVANVVQTLQDNGAMDYTIVVAASASEPAPLQWLAPYSGAALAEYFMYKGKATLIIYDDLTKQAQAYRQMSLLLRRPPGREAYPGDVFYLHSRLLERAAKLSDDLGAGSMTALPIIETQAGDVSAYIPTNVISITDGQIFLSSDLFNAGIRPAINPGISVSRVGSAAQTKAMKKVAGKLKLELAQFDELQAFSQFASDLDKATQDQLAQGVRLRETLKQPQNQPRAVYEQVAILYAGLNGYLSDIEVNKITDFVEGFQEYLKNNKTEYKQGIEEKKVLGEDEEKALKEAISEYKKTFLATA is encoded by the coding sequence ATGGCAATTAGCATTAGACCAGACGAAATTAGTAACATTATCCAACAGCAAATCGAGCAATACGACCAACAGGTCAAAGTTGCGAATGTTGGTACCGTATTGTCAGTAGGTGACGGTATTGCTCGTATCTATGGCTTGGAAAAAGCTATGGCTGGCGAGTTGTTGGAATTTGAAGATGGTACCGCTGGTGTTGCTCTTAACTTAGAAGAAGACAACGTTGGTGCAGTATTGATGGGTGACGGTCGCCAAATTCAAGAAGGTAGTACCGTTACAGCTACTGGTAAAATTGCTCAGGTACCCGTTGGCGATGCCATGATTGGCAGAGTTGTTAATGCTTTGGGTGAAGCGATCGACGGTAAAGGTGATATCCAAACTTCTGAAGGTCGTTTGATTGAGTCGATGGCTCCCGGTATCATTCAACGTCGTTCCGTACACGAACCAATGCAAACCGGAATTACCGCTATTGACGCGATGATTCCTGTAGGAAGGGGACAGCGCGAATTAATTATTGGTGACAGACAAACTGGTAAGACAGCAATTGCAATTGACACCATTATTAACCAGAAGTCAGAAGACGTAGTTTGCGTTTACGTTGCGATCGGTCAAAAAGCTTCTACCGTTGCGAACGTAGTTCAAACTTTACAAGACAATGGCGCGATGGATTACACCATTGTGGTAGCAGCGAGTGCTTCCGAACCCGCACCATTGCAGTGGTTGGCTCCTTATTCTGGTGCTGCTCTTGCTGAATACTTTATGTATAAGGGCAAAGCAACCTTAATTATTTACGACGATTTGACCAAGCAAGCACAAGCTTACCGTCAAATGTCCTTGTTACTACGTCGTCCACCCGGTCGTGAAGCATATCCTGGAGACGTATTTTACCTCCACTCCCGCTTGTTGGAACGCGCTGCAAAACTCAGCGACGACCTTGGAGCAGGTAGCATGACCGCGTTACCAATTATTGAAACCCAAGCTGGTGACGTATCTGCTTACATTCCTACAAACGTAATTTCGATTACCGACGGTCAGATATTCTTATCTTCCGACTTATTTAACGCCGGTATTCGTCCCGCAATCAACCCCGGTATTTCCGTATCCCGCGTGGGTTCTGCTGCTCAAACCAAAGCAATGAAGAAAGTTGCTGGTAAATTGAAGTTGGAATTAGCGCAATTTGACGAATTGCAAGCATTCTCGCAGTTCGCATCTGACTTAGATAAAGCGACTCAAGACCAACTGGCACAAGGTGTACGCTTGCGGGAAACCTTAAAGCAGCCACAAAACCAACCACGTGCAGTATACGAGCAAGTTGCAATCTTGTATGCGGGTCTTAACGGATATTTAAGTGATATCGAAGTTAATAAAATTACAGATTTTGTTGAAGGATTCCAAGAATACTTGAAGAACAACAAAACTGAATACAAGCAAGGAATTGAAGAAAAGAAAGTCCTTGGTGAAGACGAAGAAAAAGCGCTAAAAGAAGCGATTAGCGAATACAAGAAGACCTTCTTAGCAACAGCGTAA
- a CDS encoding F0F1 ATP synthase subunit gamma, whose translation MPNLKAIRDRISSVKNTKKITEAMRLVAAARVRRAQEQVTSTRPFADRLAQVLFGLQSRLAFEDVDLPLMKKREVKSVGLLVVSGDRGLCGGYNTNVIKRAENRAKELKAEGLDYKYVLVGRKATQYFQRREETIDATYTGLEQIPTAAEASNIADELLSLFLSESVDRIELVYTKFVSLVSSRPVVQTLLPLDANGLSADDEFFRLTTRGGEFEVEREKVTTQMRAFPRDMIFEQDPVQILDSLLPLYLSNQLLRALQESAASELAARMTAMSSASDNAAELMKSLSLSYNKARQAAITQEILEVVGGAQALG comes from the coding sequence ATGCCTAATTTAAAAGCAATACGAGACAGAATAAGTTCTGTTAAAAATACCAAGAAAATTACAGAAGCCATGCGCTTAGTGGCTGCTGCTAGAGTACGTCGCGCACAAGAGCAGGTTACTTCTACCCGTCCATTTGCTGACCGTTTAGCACAAGTATTATTTGGTTTACAAAGCCGTCTAGCCTTTGAAGATGTTGACTTACCGCTGATGAAAAAGCGCGAAGTTAAATCAGTCGGGTTGCTAGTAGTTTCAGGCGATCGCGGTTTGTGCGGTGGTTACAACACCAACGTTATCAAGCGTGCGGAAAATCGTGCCAAAGAACTCAAAGCTGAAGGTTTAGATTATAAATATGTATTGGTAGGGCGTAAAGCTACCCAATATTTTCAACGTCGAGAAGAAACTATTGACGCTACATATACCGGCTTAGAACAAATACCTACAGCAGCGGAAGCTTCTAATATCGCTGACGAACTACTTTCTTTATTTTTATCAGAAAGCGTAGATAGAATCGAATTAGTTTATACCAAATTCGTTTCCTTAGTTAGCTCTCGTCCAGTAGTACAAACCTTACTTCCTTTAGATGCTAATGGTTTGTCAGCAGACGACGAGTTTTTCCGTTTAACAACCCGTGGTGGTGAATTTGAAGTTGAAAGAGAGAAAGTTACGACTCAAATGCGTGCTTTCCCTCGCGACATGATTTTTGAACAAGATCCAGTCCAAATTTTAGATTCTTTACTGCCGCTATACTTAAGCAACCAACTATTGCGAGCATTGCAAGAATCCGCAGCCAGCGAACTCGCAGCGCGAATGACAGCAATGAGCAGCGCTAGCGATAACGCAGCAGAATTAATGAAGAGTCTTTCATTGTCTTATAACAAAGCACGACAAGCCGCAATTACTCAAGAAATTTTAGAAGTTGTGGGTGGTGCTCAAGCGCTAGGGTAA
- a CDS encoding DUF3122 domain-containing protein, which yields MFTNLLRRCFTIIILIFIAIGFTSQESIAMLRQHHDAPGVLRYHSQVSIKDKQEYTWQVLLFKKINPGVKQELNLRIVGFPGVFEFFHPHSLEIITASGKFLNASDVYANSSPAPNVGEYSLTDVLPKLTEVESLKLNLPVSGKEQKVLEIPEEVVTEWQLLVTEVD from the coding sequence ATGTTTACAAACTTATTGCGACGCTGTTTTACAATCATAATTTTAATATTTATTGCAATTGGATTTACTTCCCAAGAATCCATAGCAATGCTGCGCCAGCATCACGACGCACCAGGAGTATTACGCTACCATTCCCAAGTATCTATTAAAGATAAACAAGAATACACCTGGCAAGTATTGCTATTTAAAAAGATTAATCCCGGTGTGAAACAAGAATTAAATTTAAGAATAGTTGGTTTTCCGGGTGTCTTTGAATTTTTTCATCCTCATTCTCTAGAAATAATTACAGCATCAGGTAAATTTCTGAATGCGTCTGACGTTTACGCCAATTCTTCACCAGCGCCAAATGTAGGGGAATATAGCTTAACTGACGTTTTACCAAAGTTAACTGAAGTTGAGTCGTTGAAGTTGAATTTACCAGTTTCGGGAAAAGAACAGAAGGTTTTAGAAATTCCCGAAGAGGTTGTTACAGAGTGGCAATTATTAGTGACTGAAGTTGATTGA
- a CDS encoding ribonuclease H-like domain-containing protein translates to MELQDFQVCDRDINDSTLSAYLKCEAIAVDTETMGLLPLRDRLCLVQIADDKGKVTVVRIEKGQTEAPNMKKLLEAESVVKIFHFARFDLATLRHYLGIMVNPVFCTKIASKLVRTYTPRHGLKELVQQLEQVELDKSAQSSDWGNAANLSDAQLSYAANDVRYLVSIRRKLIEMLQREERLELAEDCFKCLPTIVQLDLLQFQGLFEH, encoded by the coding sequence ATGGAATTACAAGATTTTCAGGTTTGCGATCGCGATATAAATGATTCGACTCTTTCGGCATATCTTAAATGTGAAGCGATTGCTGTAGATACCGAAACTATGGGACTATTACCTTTAAGAGACCGTTTATGCTTGGTGCAGATAGCGGACGATAAAGGTAAGGTTACGGTTGTTCGGATTGAGAAAGGACAAACCGAAGCCCCTAATATGAAAAAACTTTTAGAAGCAGAGAGTGTTGTCAAAATATTCCACTTTGCCCGTTTTGATTTAGCAACTTTACGCCATTACTTGGGCATCATGGTAAATCCCGTTTTTTGTACAAAAATTGCGAGTAAATTAGTTCGTACTTATACTCCTAGACACGGACTTAAGGAATTGGTACAGCAATTAGAGCAAGTTGAGCTTGACAAAAGCGCTCAATCTTCTGACTGGGGCAATGCTGCTAACTTATCCGATGCTCAACTTAGTTATGCCGCAAATGATGTACGATACTTAGTCAGCATACGGCGAAAGCTAATAGAAATGCTTCAACGCGAAGAAAGATTAGAATTAGCCGAAGACTGTTTCAAATGTTTACCAACCATAGTGCAGTTGGATTTATTACAGTTCCAAGGTTTGTTCGAGCATTAA
- a CDS encoding CAP domain-containing protein — MSRKTILGIAFTTIVLASAMATKPVPGHTSTSEPTAKEDLLIPTHPVKLSNNVKTAELEKSIFEKINQYRASKKLPKLKLDSKISKQARIHSQNMAKHRVPFSHNGFAKRVDTISIRYNSASENVAFNYGYDDPVAEAVKGWIESPGHLKNIKGKYNLTGVGVAVNSEDEYFLTQIFILSR, encoded by the coding sequence ATGAGTCGAAAAACTATACTTGGCATTGCTTTTACTACAATTGTCCTGGCTAGCGCAATGGCTACAAAGCCTGTACCGGGTCATACGTCTACCAGCGAACCGACAGCAAAGGAAGACTTGTTAATTCCAACACATCCGGTTAAATTATCTAACAATGTAAAAACTGCTGAATTAGAAAAGTCTATATTTGAGAAAATAAATCAATATCGAGCTTCTAAAAAATTGCCTAAGTTGAAGCTAGATAGCAAAATTTCCAAACAAGCGAGGATTCACAGTCAAAATATGGCAAAACATCGAGTCCCCTTTAGCCATAACGGATTTGCTAAAAGAGTTGATACTATTTCTATTCGCTACAACAGTGCATCTGAAAATGTAGCTTTTAATTATGGGTATGACGATCCGGTTGCAGAAGCTGTAAAAGGTTGGATTGAGAGTCCCGGACACCTAAAAAATATCAAGGGTAAATATAACTTGACTGGGGTTGGTGTAGCTGTAAACAGTGAAGACGAATATTTCCTTACTCAAATTTTTATTCTTAGTAGATAA
- a CDS encoding serine/threonine-protein kinase: protein MSQQPIAQVLAQRYKIIKLIGRGAFGVTFLAEDMQRPGNPHCIVKQFQPIHTDENTLRIGKNLFDREAETLEKLGKHDQIPQLLAHFEENQQFYLIQEYIPGHDLTQEISPKSSQNLTEAETIKLLIEILEVLDFIHQQQHIHRDIKLSNIRRRSSDNKIVLIDFGAVKQVTTQVVNQNGNVRLTVGIGTPGYMPSEQSQGQPRFSSDVYAVGMIGIQAMTGVAAHLLPQSQNTSEIIWRQQAEVSDKFAAILDKMVRYDFRQRYLNADEALQDLQNLLPVQSNSNNIKIALPILGIVAVIAAGLGIGNLLNTPEKIEFAEYKNQELAIQIKYPESPQKWQLRKLAPIRGERVEFTVPNKDDNFQELVKVSIREYSGTLAESKQEFIREINTEYSQAKIVSESKVTLGLKTGYEIVFTSDNRGNELKHLQRWILQNDQVYIVNYSADVDDYNRFLSVAKEMMDSFRVESQISSLLLNKERGARQGGVRFRGLVEK, encoded by the coding sequence ATGTCACAGCAACCTATAGCTCAAGTCCTTGCCCAAAGGTATAAAATAATTAAATTAATTGGTAGAGGAGCATTTGGGGTGACATTTTTAGCTGAGGATATGCAGCGCCCAGGTAATCCTCATTGTATTGTCAAACAGTTTCAACCTATTCATACTGATGAAAATACATTAAGAATAGGTAAAAATTTATTTGATAGAGAAGCCGAAACTTTAGAAAAGTTAGGAAAGCATGACCAAATTCCTCAACTTCTGGCGCACTTTGAAGAAAATCAACAGTTTTATTTAATTCAAGAATATATCCCAGGTCATGACCTTACGCAAGAAATTTCCCCTAAAAGTAGTCAAAATTTAACAGAAGCAGAAACTATCAAATTATTAATCGAAATATTAGAAGTTTTAGATTTTATTCATCAACAACAACATATTCACCGTGATATCAAACTTTCCAATATTAGACGTAGAAGTTCCGATAATAAAATAGTCTTAATTGACTTTGGTGCGGTTAAACAAGTTACGACTCAAGTGGTAAATCAAAATGGAAACGTTCGTTTAACTGTAGGAATTGGAACTCCTGGCTATATGCCCAGCGAACAAAGCCAAGGGCAACCTAGATTTAGTAGCGATGTCTACGCTGTGGGAATGATCGGGATTCAGGCTATGACGGGAGTTGCTGCACATCTTTTACCGCAAAGCCAGAATACAAGTGAGATTATTTGGCGGCAACAAGCAGAGGTAAGCGATAAATTTGCAGCTATTTTAGATAAAATGGTGCGTTACGATTTCCGTCAGCGTTATCTAAATGCTGATGAGGCTTTACAGGATTTGCAAAATTTATTGCCAGTTCAGTCTAATAGTAATAATATAAAAATTGCTTTACCTATATTAGGAATTGTTGCAGTCATCGCAGCCGGTTTAGGAATTGGCAATTTATTAAATACTCCCGAAAAAATAGAATTTGCAGAATACAAAAATCAAGAATTGGCAATACAAATTAAATATCCAGAATCCCCTCAAAAATGGCAACTCCGAAAACTAGCTCCCATTCGTGGAGAAAGAGTAGAATTTACCGTACCAAATAAAGATGATAACTTTCAAGAGCTAGTTAAAGTAAGCATCCGCGAATATTCTGGGACATTAGCGGAATCGAAACAAGAATTTATTAGAGAAATCAATACAGAATATTCCCAAGCCAAAATTGTTAGTGAAAGCAAAGTCACTTTGGGATTAAAGACAGGATATGAAATTGTATTTACAAGTGACAATCGAGGGAATGAATTAAAGCATTTGCAAAGGTGGATTTTACAAAATGACCAAGTTTATATTGTGAATTATTCAGCAGATGTGGATGATTACAATCGGTTTCTTAGTGTTGCCAAGGAAATGATGGATTCTTTTCGGGTTGAATCACAAATTTCCTCCCTTCTCCTTAACAAGGAGAGGGGTGCCCGTCAGGGCGGGGTGAGGTTTCGGGGATTGGTTGAAAAATGA